The genome window GTCGTAACGGCCATCCTCACTAAAGATGCCCATCCCCACCACGGTGGCACTGGACTGCTTGCGCACAGTGACCCCCACTCGCCGCACATCTTCGGGAAGTTGGGGCTCAGCAATCGAGGCGCGGTTTTGCACATCGACTGCGGCAATGTCCTGGTCGTAGCCCTGATCGAAAGTGATGGTGATTGTGCTGGTGCCGTCGTTACTGCTGTTGGAAGACATGTACTTCAAGCCTTCCACACCGTTAATTTGACGCTCTAGCACCGTTGTGACGGTTTCTTCCACCACCTGGGCACTAGCACCGGTGTAGGTGGCTGATACCACCACTTGAACGGGGCTGATATCGGGGTACTGCTCGACCGGCAGCGTCGGAATGGCAATTGCCCCCACCAAAGTGATGATGATGGCAAAGACCGCCGCAAGCACAGGCCGTTTGATGAATGTCTCGGAAAACATAACTTCAAAAAAACTGAAAGAACAGGCTACGGCTCGGCAACAATTGCCGCTCCATTCGATAGCTGCAATAGGCCCGTAACCGCGATGCGTTCACCCGCTTCTAAACCGTCGAGAACTTGATAGTTATTGCCCTGAGCCTGACCTAATTTCACCTGTTGCTGGCGGGCTACTAATCCAGCGCCTTCCTTGGCTTTTTCTGCAAGGTAGACAAAATTTTCGCCAGCAACACGAGTCACAGCAGTTGTGGGAATCAAAACGCCTGGGCGCTGGTTCCAGATCACTCTAGCTCTAACTTGCTCGTCTGCTCGTAGTTGCCCGTTAGGGTTGTTGTACAAAGCTTTAACCAGCACGGATTGGGTGGTGTTACTGGCATTCGGTGCGATGAAGGAGATGCGGCTAGTTCCAACCGGTTGCCCTTGATCGTTAAGCAACTGAATCGGCATCCCTAACCTCAAGCGAGCAGCCCGTTCAGATGGGATGGAAAGATTGACCTCTAACGGATTGTTTTGAGTAACGGTGATCAACCGGGTAGAGGTATTAACGAAGTCGCCAACTTTAGGTGGAATATCGCCGACAGTGCCGGTGAAGGGTGCAGTAATACGGTAATACTGAAGTTCGACTCGGGCCTGTTGAGTATTGGCTTGAGCCTGTTGTAGTAGCCGTTGGGATCGGTCGATCACCGCTTGCTGAGCTCTAATTTGAGCATCTGTTGCTTTTAAACTTGCTTCTGCAATTGCCAAGCTGTTGGCGTATTGATCCTTGAGCTCGCGACTGACAGCTCCTTCGGTTTCGAGTGCTGTGTAGCGCTTATGTTGCTGCTGCATAAATCCCAGCTCAGCCTGCCGTTGCAAACGTTCTGCTTGGTGAGAGAGGAGAGTTGCTTTAGCATTCT of Leptolyngbya sp. FACHB-261 contains these proteins:
- a CDS encoding efflux RND transporter periplasmic adaptor subunit; this encodes MNFFETLWVFDQKHKVTSRQGWSKAIKLYPLILSLLPLVLISSCRHSDSTVAQEAPGVAVKLATIQTSEVAETSEYIATLESRQSVALQPRVEGLVSRILVNPGAAVKAGTPLMEIDPARQQAAVSSSAAAIASARSEVENAKATLLSHQAERLQRQAELGFMQQQHKRYTALETEGAVSRELKDQYANSLAIAEASLKATDAQIRAQQAVIDRSQRLLQQAQANTQQARVELQYYRITAPFTGTVGDIPPKVGDFVNTSTRLITVTQNNPLEVNLSIPSERAARLRLGMPIQLLNDQGQPVGTSRISFIAPNASNTTQSVLVKALYNNPNGQLRADEQVRARVIWNQRPGVLIPTTAVTRVAGENFVYLAEKAKEGAGLVARQQQVKLGQAQGNNYQVLDGLEAGERIAVTGLLQLSNGAAIVAEP